The Geothrix sp. genome window below encodes:
- a CDS encoding beta-propeller fold lactonase family protein — protein sequence MSSTLIRRNTFREALVAIALGGLGTLLQIACGGGGGGGGTTVVPPPPAPTITSFAAAKSPITAGASTTLTGVFANGSGTVDKGVGALASGVAVSVSPSTDTTYTLTVTNSAGVPATATAQVVVVPAPTTPAITAPAQVTAGQGGYAATVPAQAGSSYAWTLTNGTVTAGAGTPSILFTAGTAGSVGLSCVVTNAAGTASTAGSASSTIVAAPSTPVITLPATVTAGQGGYTASTPVQAGMTLAWTITNGTITSSPTGASVTFSAGTAGSVALSCVATNGIGATSVAGAASAAIVAPPTSPVITSPANVTAGRSGYTASVPAQAGSSYAWTVTNGTITAGAGTPSITFTAGASGSVGLSCVVTNAAGTPSTAATASAAIVAAPATPVVIAPAYVTAGQTGYTASTPAQAGMSFAWTITNGTITSGSTGASVTFTAGASGSVGLSCVATNAASTAATGTASSAIVAAPATPTVTAPAYVTAGQTGYTASVPAQAGSSYAWTVTNGTVTAGVGTASITFTAGASGSVSLNCVVTNAANTASAPGTASAAIAAAPTAPVITAPANVTAGQAGYTASTPAQSGMSFAWTITNGTITSGSTGASVTFTAGASGSVGLSCVATNAASTAATGTASSAIVAAPATPTVTAPAYVTAGQTGYTASVPAQAGSSYAWTVTNGTVTAGGGTASITFTAGGSGFVTFSCTVTNAANTASAPGAASSTITPAPTTPVLTVPANITANQVGTAQSVPAQSGSSYAWTLTNGSIVSGNGTNSLTFRAGATGTVGFSCTVTNLAGTASAPGTASSAIVPAPTAPVISTPAYVTAGKGGYAASVPAQGGMTLTWTISGGTITSGTTGTTITFSAGGTGSVFLSCKAANAAGASATGNASSAIVPFPTISQLSASPADVASGGASTLSYAFAGGTGLINQGVGAVTSGGSSVVHPTSTTTYTLTVTNPAGDPTTDTVTVTVGALPNISTFKAGPATLTQGQGSLLTFTFTGDGVIDHGVGPVTSGSQIAVFPAATTTYTLTATNAVGATTTAVMTVTVKAFTGKFVYVANSGGGISGFSLNETTGALAELGNSPFDDGTPALHVISDPEGKFLFAVNGDGLNQRPNTLTVFKIDSATGDLTEVAAYPTDPNPWASAVDPTGQFVYVRCDGLISSYGLNAVSGALTPLGSVAASGGTGEVLIHPSGRLLFTVGRTSDQLQVFDLNPATGALSLNGGTTLPTGTGPLALALSHSGEYLFTKSEGAAGGAAQECIVYGYYLDLQTGGLMPLAATDTGTTQADTFHGVSANPTQPVIYITLSTTDNDYAAYALNLVTGALSPLTGSTYALFGGTGSDNLMVSRNGLWGFMTDYWGNRIAVGAIDPATGVLLSPTFHTVGASPVSVAVVGTVQ from the coding sequence ATGTCCTCTACCCTCATCCGGCGGAACACCTTTCGGGAGGCCCTCGTGGCCATCGCGTTGGGAGGGCTGGGGACGCTTCTGCAGATCGCTTGCGGGGGGGGCGGAGGCGGCGGCGGGACGACAGTGGTTCCGCCCCCTCCGGCTCCGACCATCACCAGCTTCGCCGCCGCCAAGAGCCCCATCACGGCCGGGGCTTCCACCACCCTGACCGGCGTGTTCGCCAACGGGAGCGGCACGGTGGACAAGGGCGTCGGCGCCCTCGCCAGCGGAGTGGCCGTGTCGGTCAGTCCTTCCACCGACACCACCTACACCCTCACCGTGACGAACAGCGCCGGCGTGCCGGCCACCGCCACGGCCCAGGTGGTCGTGGTGCCCGCGCCCACCACGCCCGCCATCACGGCTCCGGCCCAGGTCACGGCCGGGCAGGGGGGCTATGCCGCCACCGTTCCGGCCCAGGCCGGGTCCAGCTATGCCTGGACCCTCACCAACGGCACGGTCACCGCCGGCGCGGGGACCCCCAGCATCCTCTTCACGGCAGGCACCGCGGGAAGCGTCGGGTTGAGCTGCGTCGTCACCAACGCAGCCGGCACCGCATCCACGGCCGGCAGCGCCAGCTCGACCATCGTGGCGGCCCCCTCGACGCCGGTAATCACGCTGCCGGCCACCGTCACCGCGGGGCAGGGGGGCTACACCGCCTCCACGCCCGTCCAGGCGGGCATGACGCTCGCCTGGACGATCACCAATGGCACGATCACCTCCAGCCCCACGGGTGCCTCCGTGACCTTTAGTGCGGGGACCGCGGGCTCCGTCGCCTTGAGCTGCGTGGCGACCAATGGGATCGGGGCCACCTCGGTGGCCGGTGCGGCCAGCGCTGCCATTGTGGCCCCCCCCACCTCGCCGGTGATCACCTCTCCGGCGAATGTCACGGCGGGACGGTCGGGTTACACGGCCTCGGTCCCGGCCCAGGCGGGTTCCTCGTACGCCTGGACTGTCACCAACGGCACGATCACCGCCGGTGCGGGCACCCCCAGCATCACCTTCACGGCCGGGGCCTCGGGTTCCGTTGGATTGAGCTGTGTGGTCACGAACGCCGCTGGCACTCCCTCCACGGCCGCCACCGCCAGCGCGGCCATCGTGGCCGCCCCGGCCACCCCGGTCGTCATCGCCCCGGCGTATGTCACGGCGGGGCAGACGGGCTACACCGCCTCCACGCCTGCCCAGGCCGGCATGTCGTTCGCCTGGACCATCACCAACGGCACGATCACTTCGGGCAGCACCGGCGCCAGCGTCACTTTCACGGCTGGGGCCTCGGGGTCCGTGGGCCTCAGCTGTGTGGCCACCAATGCGGCGTCCACCGCCGCCACGGGAACTGCCAGCAGCGCCATCGTGGCCGCGCCGGCGACGCCCACGGTCACGGCACCAGCCTATGTCACGGCGGGCCAGACCGGGTACACGGCCTCGGTCCCGGCCCAGGCGGGCTCCAGCTATGCCTGGACCGTCACCAACGGCACGGTCACGGCGGGTGTGGGAACAGCCAGCATCACCTTCACGGCCGGCGCCTCGGGCTCTGTGAGTCTGAACTGCGTGGTCACGAACGCCGCCAACACCGCCTCGGCGCCCGGAACGGCCAGCGCGGCCATCGCCGCCGCCCCGACGGCCCCGGTCATCACGGCCCCTGCGAATGTCACCGCCGGGCAGGCCGGCTACACGGCATCCACGCCCGCCCAGAGCGGCATGTCGTTCGCCTGGACCATCACCAACGGCACGATCACTTCGGGCAGCACCGGCGCCAGCGTCACTTTCACGGCTGGGGCCTCGGGGTCCGTGGGCCTCAGCTGTGTGGCCACCAATGCGGCGTCCACCGCCGCCACGGGAACTGCCAGCAGCGCCATCGTGGCCGCGCCGGCGACGCCCACGGTCACGGCACCAGCCTATGTCACGGCGGGCCAGACCGGGTACACGGCCTCGGTCCCGGCCCAGGCGGGCTCCAGCTATGCCTGGACCGTCACCAACGGCACGGTCACGGCGGGTGGGGGAACGGCCAGCATCACTTTTACGGCCGGGGGATCGGGCTTTGTGACCTTCAGCTGCACCGTGACCAATGCGGCGAACACGGCTTCCGCCCCCGGTGCGGCCAGCTCCACCATCACGCCGGCCCCGACCACGCCGGTCCTCACCGTCCCGGCCAACATCACGGCCAATCAGGTGGGCACGGCCCAGTCCGTTCCCGCCCAGTCCGGCTCCTCGTACGCCTGGACGCTGACCAACGGCAGCATCGTGTCCGGGAACGGGACGAACAGTCTCACCTTCCGCGCGGGGGCCACCGGCACCGTGGGTTTCAGCTGCACCGTCACCAACCTGGCCGGAACCGCCTCCGCTCCGGGAACCGCCAGCAGCGCCATCGTCCCGGCGCCCACGGCGCCGGTCATTTCGACGCCAGCCTATGTGACCGCCGGCAAGGGCGGCTATGCGGCGTCGGTGCCCGCCCAAGGGGGGATGACGCTGACCTGGACCATTTCCGGCGGCACGATCACCTCTGGAACCACGGGCACGACCATCACCTTCTCGGCAGGGGGAACCGGGTCCGTCTTCCTGAGCTGCAAGGCCGCCAATGCGGCCGGAGCCTCCGCCACGGGCAACGCCAGCAGCGCCATCGTGCCGTTCCCGACGATCTCGCAGCTGTCGGCCAGCCCCGCCGATGTGGCGTCGGGCGGCGCTTCCACCCTGTCCTATGCCTTCGCGGGAGGAACCGGTCTCATCAACCAGGGTGTGGGGGCTGTCACCAGCGGCGGCAGCTCTGTGGTCCATCCCACCAGCACCACGACCTACACCTTGACGGTCACCAACCCGGCCGGGGACCCCACCACCGATACGGTGACGGTCACCGTGGGCGCCTTGCCGAACATCAGCACCTTCAAGGCGGGCCCCGCTACCCTCACCCAGGGCCAGGGGAGCCTGCTGACCTTCACCTTCACGGGGGATGGCGTCATCGATCACGGTGTGGGCCCCGTCACCAGCGGCAGCCAGATCGCCGTGTTCCCCGCGGCAACCACCACCTACACCCTCACGGCCACCAACGCCGTCGGCGCCACCACCACGGCCGTGATGACGGTCACGGTGAAGGCTTTCACCGGCAAGTTCGTGTATGTCGCGAACTCCGGCGGTGGCATCTCCGGGTTCTCCCTGAATGAGACCACCGGCGCGCTCGCGGAGCTGGGTAATTCGCCCTTCGATGACGGAACCCCCGCGCTGCATGTGATCAGCGACCCTGAAGGCAAGTTCCTCTTCGCGGTCAACGGGGATGGGCTCAACCAGCGCCCGAATACCCTCACCGTCTTCAAGATCGACTCCGCCACGGGTGACCTGACGGAAGTGGCCGCCTATCCCACGGATCCCAATCCTTGGGCCTCGGCCGTGGATCCCACCGGTCAGTTTGTCTATGTGCGGTGCGATGGCCTGATCTCCTCGTATGGTCTGAACGCCGTCAGCGGAGCCCTGACCCCCCTGGGCTCCGTCGCCGCCTCCGGAGGCACGGGCGAGGTGCTGATCCACCCCTCCGGCCGACTGCTCTTCACGGTGGGCCGCACTTCCGACCAGCTGCAGGTCTTCGACCTGAATCCCGCCACCGGGGCCCTCAGCCTGAACGGCGGCACCACCCTGCCCACCGGCACGGGCCCGCTGGCCCTGGCCCTCAGCCACAGCGGGGAGTATCTCTTCACCAAGAGCGAAGGGGCCGCCGGGGGCGCGGCCCAGGAGTGCATTGTCTACGGCTATTACCTGGATCTGCAGACCGGCGGCCTCATGCCGCTGGCCGCTACCGACACGGGCACGACCCAGGCGGATACCTTCCATGGAGTCTCCGCCAACCCCACCCAACCCGTCATCTACATCACCCTGTCCACCACGGACAACGATTACGCAGCCTACGCCCTGAACCTGGTCACCGGCGCCCTCTCCCCCTTGACCGGCAGCACCTATGCGCTGTTCGGCGGCACCGGTTCCGACAACCTGATGGTCAGCCGCAACGGCCTGTGGGGATTCATGACCGACTACTGGGGCAACCGGATCGCCGTCGGCGCCATCGATCCCGCCACCGGCGTACTGCTCAGCCCCACTTTCCACACCGTTGGGGCCTCCCCCGTATCCGTGGCCGTGGTGGGAACGGTGCAGTAG
- a CDS encoding Gfo/Idh/MocA family oxidoreductase yields MKTIALVGCGRISKRHVQVVTQLPGLRLVAVCDLIEDLARETSQPLGIPYYTDALEMVTREKPDIVSILTESGTHPLVGSLLAPHVKVVVVEKPMALTLDDADQLVETCEAHGTRLFVVKQNRFNPAIQQLRRAVDQNRFGKMVLGTVRVRWSREQDYYDQAPWRGTWKLDGGVFTNQASHHIDLLQWLLGPVESVKSYISTRLVNIEAEDTGVAVLKFKSGALGVIEATTATRPKDLEGSISILGEKGSVVVGGFSVNRMVTWSFTDPTPEDEAAQKAITNPPNVYGFGHQPFYEDMLDCLASGRRSMLDGLEGRKSLEIINALYESAATGEEVHLRYVPQSVRLGR; encoded by the coding sequence ATGAAGACGATTGCATTAGTGGGTTGTGGCCGAATCTCCAAAAGGCATGTGCAGGTGGTGACACAACTGCCAGGATTGCGGCTTGTTGCGGTCTGCGATCTCATAGAAGACTTGGCCCGGGAGACTTCGCAGCCGCTCGGCATTCCATACTATACAGATGCGCTGGAGATGGTCACCCGCGAGAAGCCTGACATTGTCAGCATTCTCACAGAGTCAGGAACTCATCCTCTCGTGGGCAGCCTGCTGGCGCCTCATGTTAAGGTGGTAGTGGTCGAAAAGCCAATGGCGCTCACGCTAGATGACGCAGACCAACTGGTCGAAACATGCGAAGCCCATGGAACCAGGCTTTTTGTCGTGAAACAAAACCGGTTCAATCCAGCCATCCAGCAACTCCGTCGTGCCGTAGATCAGAACAGGTTCGGAAAGATGGTGTTGGGTACAGTGCGGGTCCGGTGGTCACGTGAGCAGGATTACTACGACCAAGCGCCCTGGCGGGGGACTTGGAAGCTTGATGGGGGCGTCTTTACCAACCAGGCCAGTCACCATATCGATTTGCTGCAGTGGTTACTAGGTCCAGTGGAGTCCGTTAAGTCCTACATCTCGACGCGACTCGTAAACATCGAGGCTGAGGATACCGGTGTGGCTGTGTTGAAGTTCAAGAGCGGCGCTCTGGGAGTGATCGAAGCCACCACGGCCACTCGACCTAAAGACTTGGAAGGGAGTATTTCTATTCTTGGCGAAAAGGGATCTGTGGTGGTCGGAGGCTTCAGCGTCAATCGCATGGTGACTTGGAGCTTTACAGATCCGACTCCCGAGGATGAAGCAGCTCAGAAGGCCATAACCAATCCGCCAAATGTCTATGGGTTTGGGCACCAGCCTTTCTATGAAGACATGTTGGACTGTCTCGCTTCGGGCCGGCGCTCCATGCTGGACGGGCTGGAAGGGCGCAAGTCCCTAGAGATCATTAACGCGCTCTATGAATCCGCAGCCACCGGAGAAGAAGTTCATCTGAGATATGTTCCCCAGTCTGTCCGATTGGGGAGATAA
- a CDS encoding acyltransferase — protein METRIHLNVKLGLDVQVDEFVVLGRPPKGAVSGQFELSIGENSVIRSHSVLYAGSAIGARFQCGHGALVREDCVIGDDCSVGSGTVLEFKVTMGRGVRVHSQCFVPEFSVLEDGCWLGPNVVLTNARFPQSARTKEMLAGVHVEKKAKIGANSTILPGVTIGEGALVGAGSVVTKNVPPGTIVAGNPAVVRGLVADLHYPDTHEAVYPGVI, from the coding sequence ATGGAGACCCGGATTCATCTCAATGTTAAGTTGGGGCTTGATGTCCAAGTGGACGAATTTGTGGTGTTAGGGCGCCCTCCCAAAGGAGCGGTTTCTGGTCAATTCGAGCTCTCAATCGGAGAGAATTCAGTCATACGTTCCCACAGTGTTTTATATGCAGGCTCAGCGATCGGTGCTCGATTCCAGTGCGGCCACGGGGCCCTGGTGCGCGAAGATTGTGTGATCGGAGACGACTGCTCGGTTGGTTCGGGCACCGTCTTGGAGTTCAAGGTCACGATGGGCAGAGGGGTGCGCGTCCACAGCCAATGTTTCGTCCCCGAATTTAGTGTGCTCGAGGATGGGTGCTGGTTGGGACCCAATGTGGTGCTCACCAATGCGAGGTTTCCTCAATCCGCCCGCACCAAGGAGATGCTCGCGGGTGTGCATGTAGAGAAAAAGGCTAAGATCGGAGCAAATTCCACCATCCTACCGGGCGTCACCATTGGTGAGGGAGCCCTGGTGGGCGCAGGAAGTGTGGTGACCAAGAATGTGCCTCCAGGCACCATCGTGGCCGGGAATCCAGCTGTGGTCCGTGGCCTTGTTGCTGATCTTCACTATCCTGATACCCACGAAGCCGTCTATCCCGGAGTCATCTAA
- a CDS encoding DegT/DnrJ/EryC1/StrS family aminotransferase yields the protein MSAHGNQIPLVDLKAQYLALKPEIDAAMAGVIDRTSFILGPEVEAFETSFGAFCGGVQAIGVANGTDATGMALRAVGVGAGDEVITVSHTFIATVEGISELGAKPVFVDVQDGTLLMDASKVEAAITSRTKAILPVHLYGQTVDMDPLLALAEKHDLKIVEDACQAHGAEYKGRRAGSMGDAATFSFYPGKNLGAYGDAGAITTRHAEVADWLKSLRNHGRATKYTHDFEGRNSRMDGLQGAVLNVKLPHLDRWNAKRRDVAARYDAALMGLPNLRRVATGLGCTPVFHLYVVRVPNRDQVLATLKAEGIEAGIHYPVPLHLQKACAHLEIPSGTLPVTERVASEILSLPIFPELNEKDQDRIIEVVRKALAGSHA from the coding sequence ATGAGCGCCCATGGTAACCAGATCCCCCTTGTGGACCTCAAAGCCCAATACCTCGCCCTCAAGCCTGAAATCGATGCTGCCATGGCCGGGGTGATTGATCGCACATCCTTCATTCTTGGACCTGAAGTGGAGGCTTTTGAAACATCGTTTGGGGCCTTCTGTGGTGGGGTGCAGGCCATCGGCGTAGCTAACGGCACCGATGCAACAGGCATGGCCCTCAGGGCTGTGGGGGTGGGAGCAGGTGATGAGGTCATCACGGTTTCCCATACCTTCATCGCTACCGTGGAAGGGATAAGCGAATTGGGCGCGAAACCGGTCTTTGTGGATGTGCAGGATGGAACCCTGCTCATGGATGCCTCCAAAGTGGAAGCGGCCATTACCAGTCGGACCAAGGCCATCCTCCCTGTGCATTTGTATGGTCAGACGGTCGATATGGATCCTCTTCTGGCGCTGGCCGAAAAACACGACCTCAAGATCGTGGAGGATGCATGCCAAGCGCACGGAGCCGAGTACAAAGGACGGCGCGCTGGATCGATGGGTGATGCCGCGACATTCAGCTTCTACCCTGGCAAAAACTTAGGTGCCTATGGTGATGCGGGGGCGATCACCACCCGGCATGCAGAAGTCGCAGATTGGTTGAAAAGCCTGAGAAATCATGGGCGCGCTACCAAATACACCCATGACTTCGAAGGGCGAAATTCCCGGATGGACGGCCTTCAGGGCGCAGTCTTGAATGTGAAGCTGCCCCATCTGGACCGATGGAACGCCAAGCGTCGAGATGTGGCGGCCAGGTACGACGCTGCGCTGATGGGCCTACCGAACCTGCGGCGTGTCGCTACCGGGCTTGGGTGCACTCCTGTATTCCACCTTTATGTCGTGCGTGTGCCAAACCGGGATCAGGTTCTTGCGACTTTGAAGGCCGAGGGCATCGAGGCCGGAATCCATTACCCTGTGCCTCTGCATCTGCAGAAGGCCTGCGCTCACCTCGAGATTCCATCCGGCACGCTGCCCGTAACCGAGCGTGTCGCCTCGGAAATTCTCAGCCTTCCGATCTTCCCCGAGTTAAACGAAAAGGACCAGGACCGCATCATTGAGGTCGTACGCAAGGCGTTGGCGGGATCGCATGCATGA
- a CDS encoding oligosaccharide flippase family protein: MSSRDSFSAVINNGAIIFASRLVVFASAFLSIRLLVKHLGISGYGTWEILAAMVASCTILTGPLVGTLLWKLSGAFGRGDWEGANRYIGIAFFIVICIFIIISIPAIWGRDWIADRFHLDSGIRTIFARVMPSLIFLALVGGINEVLATIVDSNQKMGTTTMIRTVNQLIFYVISIAMIILKFGLWSLFFGHLAMLVLNFISFMIFSKKYFPQLKCTLVFPTYTEFVELKNYYLLLAFGYLAAALRDQTDKLVLGVFASAEFVGIYAIASRIAALVTEASTFVFGPSISAAGSKHARGDVEGLQRLYMDLMLVVPLFAGLLALWVITVHRAFIYAWLGRSVPEATPLIVFMTCTYLFVVALTAAGASMCRGIGRVELESKYVAVGLVLNVIMTILGLAKFGAIATVYASGISWMIGAVYFLFIIHQENLLPLAGTWRAVRALTLWLFLMGLALLVAWLVPIPLSRWGATSRLLWLTGAGISIWGLGLAITMLLDSRVRKDMLGYIAVLHRKFA; encoded by the coding sequence ATGTCTTCCAGAGATTCCTTTTCAGCGGTTATCAATAATGGGGCGATCATATTTGCAAGTCGCCTTGTGGTGTTTGCTTCGGCTTTTCTATCCATCCGCCTTCTTGTCAAGCATCTGGGGATTTCGGGTTATGGTACCTGGGAGATATTGGCTGCAATGGTGGCCAGTTGTACCATCCTCACGGGACCCTTGGTTGGAACTCTTCTTTGGAAGCTTTCGGGTGCCTTTGGCCGAGGCGATTGGGAAGGGGCAAATAGATATATAGGGATCGCTTTTTTTATAGTTATTTGCATATTTATAATTATTTCTATACCAGCAATTTGGGGGCGGGACTGGATCGCTGATCGGTTCCATTTAGACTCTGGCATCAGAACCATATTTGCTCGAGTAATGCCGAGTTTGATTTTTCTCGCTCTCGTGGGAGGAATTAATGAGGTTTTGGCAACCATTGTCGATTCGAATCAGAAAATGGGAACCACGACCATGATTCGCACGGTCAATCAACTGATATTCTATGTCATATCGATAGCGATGATTATCCTAAAATTCGGCTTATGGTCTCTCTTCTTTGGTCATTTAGCCATGTTAGTATTAAATTTTATATCATTCATGATTTTTTCAAAAAAATATTTTCCTCAATTAAAATGCACCTTGGTTTTTCCGACCTACACTGAATTCGTGGAATTAAAAAATTATTATCTACTCCTTGCTTTCGGCTATCTAGCTGCGGCACTAAGAGATCAGACTGATAAATTGGTGCTTGGGGTGTTTGCCTCCGCAGAATTTGTGGGAATATACGCCATCGCCAGTCGGATTGCGGCGCTCGTCACTGAGGCGAGCACATTCGTTTTTGGCCCGAGCATCTCCGCAGCTGGATCCAAGCACGCGCGTGGAGATGTGGAGGGGCTCCAGCGGTTGTACATGGATCTCATGTTAGTGGTGCCTCTATTTGCAGGATTGTTAGCCCTCTGGGTTATCACTGTCCACAGGGCTTTCATCTATGCCTGGCTTGGCCGGTCTGTACCCGAAGCAACGCCGTTGATCGTATTCATGACCTGTACTTATCTTTTCGTTGTCGCGTTGACCGCGGCCGGGGCCTCTATGTGTCGCGGGATCGGGCGAGTTGAATTGGAATCAAAATATGTGGCGGTTGGCCTTGTTCTGAATGTGATAATGACGATTCTCGGGTTGGCCAAATTCGGCGCCATCGCTACGGTGTATGCCTCGGGAATTTCATGGATGATTGGGGCGGTCTACTTCCTTTTCATAATCCACCAGGAGAATCTGCTACCTCTGGCAGGCACTTGGCGGGCGGTGCGCGCTCTCACCCTTTGGCTTTTCTTGATGGGACTCGCTCTTCTGGTGGCGTGGTTAGTCCCTATTCCCCTCTCTCGCTGGGGTGCGACCAGTCGATTGCTCTGGTTAACAGGAGCGGGGATATCTATCTGGGGGCTAGGTCTCGCCATCACCATGTTACTGGATTCACGAGTGCGTAAAGATATGCTTGGTTACATAGCAGTGCTCCATCGAAAATTCGCATGA
- a CDS encoding glycosyltransferase: MSDPFAVPAAPRPDLLPGGHVLVFTSAFFLPTQGSAVVMRNLLSCFDPSSYTIVTYEQRSKHLDVKLLGVRLFRLHSGRRFRSRGGDWWRRLRQPWLERWAVRLAKRLTPKLILGVYPDMHMLKAAQVAARETRTPLLVYFHDLLDEVWAHTSQSEAASRLQQAVFKEAASVLVTGQGMADHYQATLGLATRCLQIIYPEPLELKPEPIMIADTVFVGGSVYDVNHLSLRRLLDASRVARLELVLATGAGQAYLERLGLVGKGLSIVKYADRGEYLKALQHQGVLGVCLNWPEESGTPEQELATAFPTKVIEYLVAGRPILVHCPEHYFLARFFREHQCGWVVSDRNPAILAEAIQDLTKDRAALVRLRSKALKAAKIFAGARITDILRQEVRDAAQLPWGEKISRFSTRDE; the protein is encoded by the coding sequence ATGTCGGACCCATTTGCCGTTCCAGCTGCTCCGCGTCCTGACCTTCTGCCGGGTGGGCATGTCCTTGTTTTCACCTCCGCCTTCTTCTTGCCGACCCAAGGCAGTGCCGTGGTTATGCGCAACCTCCTCTCCTGCTTTGATCCATCAAGCTATACTATTGTGACTTATGAACAGCGTTCGAAGCATTTGGATGTAAAACTCCTGGGAGTGCGTCTCTTTCGCCTCCATTCAGGGCGACGCTTCCGATCCAGGGGTGGCGATTGGTGGCGACGGCTGCGGCAACCTTGGTTGGAGCGATGGGCGGTGCGCTTGGCGAAGAGGCTCACACCCAAGCTGATTCTGGGTGTGTACCCGGATATGCACATGCTCAAGGCGGCTCAGGTTGCGGCCAGGGAAACCCGTACCCCCCTCCTTGTTTACTTCCACGATCTGCTAGATGAAGTCTGGGCCCATACCAGCCAGTCGGAGGCGGCAAGCAGACTCCAGCAAGCCGTATTCAAAGAGGCCGCCTCGGTGCTCGTGACGGGGCAAGGGATGGCCGACCACTATCAGGCCACCCTCGGCCTTGCCACGCGGTGCTTGCAGATCATCTACCCGGAACCCCTTGAGTTGAAACCAGAGCCCATCATGATCGCCGACACCGTCTTTGTCGGGGGATCCGTATACGATGTGAATCATCTCTCCCTTCGACGTCTGTTGGACGCCTCTCGAGTGGCCCGTTTGGAATTGGTACTCGCAACCGGGGCAGGCCAAGCTTATCTCGAACGGCTCGGACTGGTTGGCAAAGGCCTATCGATCGTGAAATACGCAGACCGAGGCGAGTATCTCAAGGCCCTTCAGCATCAGGGTGTCTTAGGGGTATGCTTGAATTGGCCAGAAGAATCCGGCACGCCAGAGCAAGAACTTGCAACAGCCTTTCCGACCAAGGTAATTGAGTATCTGGTGGCTGGTCGACCCATCCTTGTTCATTGTCCCGAGCATTATTTCCTGGCTCGGTTCTTTCGAGAGCACCAGTGTGGTTGGGTGGTGAGCGACCGCAATCCTGCAATATTGGCCGAAGCCATTCAAGACCTGACCAAGGACCGGGCTGCCCTGGTTCGATTAAGGAGTAAGGCCTTGAAGGCGGCCAAAATTTTTGCCGGCGCACGCATCACGGATATCTTGCGACAGGAAGTCCGTGATGCTGCACAACTTCCCTGGGGTGAAAAGATTTCACGATTTAGCACGCGTGACGAGTGA